The Anas platyrhynchos isolate ZD024472 breed Pekin duck chromosome 3, IASCAAS_PekinDuck_T2T, whole genome shotgun sequence genome includes a window with the following:
- the KATNA1 gene encoding katanin p60 ATPase-containing subunit A1: MLNMSLVMISENVKLAREYALLGNYDSALVYYQGVLDQMNKYLYSVRDTYLQQKWQQVWQEISVEAKHVKDIMKTLESFKLDSTPLKASQQELPAHDAEVWSLPVPAERRPSPGPRKRQSAQCSDCRGHNNRISAAVRGPHRPSSRNPNDKGKAVRGREKKEQQNKGKEEKNKSASEISESEPKKFDSTGYDKDLVEALERDIISQNPNIRWDDIADLVEAKKLLKEAVVLPMWMPEFFKGIRRPWKGVLMVGPPGTGKTLLAKAVATECKTTFFNVSSSTLTSKYRGESEKLVRLLFEMARFYAPTTIFIDEIDSICSRRGTSEEHEASRRVKAELLVQMDGVGGATENDDPSKMVMVLAATNFPWDIDEALRRRLEKRIYIPLPSAKGREELLRINLRELELADDVDLANIAEKMEGYSGADITNVCRDASLMAMRRRIEGLTPEEIRNLSRDEMHMPTTMEDFEIALKKVSKSVSAADIEKYEKWIVEFGSC; encoded by the exons ATGTTGAACATGAGCCTTGTTATGATCAGTGAGAATGTAAAGCTGGCTCGTGAGTATGCCTTACTGGGAAACTATGACTCTGCACTGGTTTACTACCAGGGAGTTCTTGACCAGATGAATAAGTACCTCTACTCTGTCAGAGATACCTATCTGCAGCAGAAATGGCAACAG GTTTGGCAGGAGATAAGCGTGGAAGCTAAGCATGTGAAAGATATAATGAAAACACTAGAGAGCTTTAAACTAGACAGTACTCCTTTGAAAGCTTCACAACAAGAATTACCAGCTCATGATGCAGAAGTCTGGTCTTTGCCAGTACCTGCTGAACGGAG ACCTTCGCCAGGACCCAGAAAACGTCAGTCTGCTCAGTGCAGcgattgcagaggtcacaataatCGCATAAGTGCAGCTGTCAGAGGCCCTCACCGCCCATCCTCTCGAAATCCCAATGATAAAGGGAAGGCAGTCCGTGGCCgggaaaaaaaggagcagcaaaataaaggaaaagaggaaaag AACAAATCTGCATCTGAGATTTCAGAGTCTGAACCAAAGAAGTTTGATAGTACTGGATATGATAAAGACTTAGTAGAAGCTTTGGAAAGAGATATCATTTCTCAGAATCCCAACATTCGATG GGATGATATTGCTGATTTAGTAGAAGCTAAAAAGCTGCTCAAGGAAGCTGTAGTTTTACCGATGTGGATGCCGGAGTTTTTTAAGGGAATTAGAAGACCATGGAAG GGTGTGCTGATGGTTGGTCCTCCTGGTACTGGAAAGACCCTCCTGGCAAAAGCTGTAGCAACTGAATGCAAGACTACTTTTTTCAATGTTTCTTCTTCCACGCTTACCTCAAAATACAGAGGAGAGTCTGAGAAGCTTGTTCGTCTACTGTTTGAAATG gCTCGATTTTATGCCCCAACAACTATATTTATTGATGAGATAGACTCTATCTGTAGTCGCCGGGGAACCTCAGAGGAGCATGAAGCTAGCCGACGTGTGAAAGCAGAACTGCTAGTTCAAATGGATG GTGTTGGAGGGGCCACTGAAAATGATGATCCATCTAAGATGGTCATGGTACTTGCTGCTACTAATTTTCCTTGGGATATTGATGAAGCCCTAAGACGAAGACTAGAAAAGAGAATTTACATTCCTTTACCATCAG CAAAAGGTAGAGAGGAACTCCTAAGAATAAATCTTCGAGAGCTGGAACTGGCAGATGATGTTGACCTTGCAAACATAGCTGAAAAAATGGAGGGTTATTCAGGTGCAGACATTACCAACGTATGCAG AGATGCGTCGTTGATGGCTATGAGAAGGCGTATCGAAGGCTTGACACCCGAAGAAATAAGAAATCTTTCGCGAGATGAAATGCACATGCCAACAACTATGGAAGACTTTGAAATAGCTTTAAAGAAAGTTTCTAAATCTGTATCTGCTGCGGACATTGAGAAATACGAGAAATGGATAGTTGAATTTGGATCATGCTGA